A genomic window from Candidatus Krumholzibacteriia bacterium includes:
- the proS gene encoding proline--tRNA ligase: MSEGLAKQAEDYSRWYTDVVQKAELADYSPVKGSMVIRPYGYGLWENMQKDLDRRFKETGHVNAYFPMLIPESFLKKEAEHVEGFAPELAVVTHGGGKKLEEPLVIRPTSETIIWDMYRKWIQSHRDLPLLINQWANVVRWEMRTRLFLRTTEFLWQEGHTAHATAEEAEEETLRMLDVYADFAENEMAMPVVKGRKTEREKFAGAVRTYSIEALMGDLRGLQSGTSHNLGQNFAKAFDVTYQDEHGERQHVWATSWGVSTRLVGGLVMCHGDDQGLILPPRLAPIQTVIIPIYKSDEEREATVTEAERVAEILRQGGLRVHIDDRDNFKPGWKYAEWELKGVPLRLEIGPKDLEKKSVFSARRDIRKKEALPVDTILESVSTLLETIQREMFERADQFRKDNTRRVDNWEEFKQVLEEKGGYLYAHWDGSTETEEAIQDETKATIRCIPLDEDYEDGLCVYSGKPSKRRVLFAKAY; this comes from the coding sequence ATGTCCGAAGGTCTCGCGAAACAGGCGGAAGATTACTCGCGCTGGTATACCGATGTTGTCCAGAAGGCAGAACTGGCGGACTACTCGCCGGTAAAGGGCTCCATGGTCATTCGCCCTTACGGCTACGGCCTTTGGGAGAACATGCAAAAGGACCTGGATCGACGCTTCAAGGAAACCGGTCATGTCAACGCCTACTTCCCCATGCTCATTCCCGAGAGCTTCCTGAAGAAAGAAGCCGAGCACGTGGAAGGATTTGCACCGGAACTGGCGGTGGTCACCCACGGCGGCGGGAAGAAACTGGAAGAGCCCCTGGTCATTCGTCCCACCAGCGAAACCATCATCTGGGACATGTATCGCAAGTGGATCCAGAGTCACCGCGACCTTCCTCTCCTGATCAACCAGTGGGCCAATGTCGTTCGCTGGGAAATGCGCACCCGCCTTTTCCTGCGCACCACGGAGTTCCTCTGGCAGGAGGGCCACACGGCCCACGCCACGGCGGAAGAAGCCGAAGAGGAAACCCTTCGCATGCTGGATGTCTATGCCGATTTTGCCGAAAACGAGATGGCCATGCCGGTGGTCAAGGGACGCAAGACCGAGCGCGAGAAGTTCGCCGGAGCCGTTCGCACCTACAGCATCGAAGCCCTGATGGGCGACCTTCGCGGACTGCAGTCAGGAACCAGCCACAATCTGGGCCAGAACTTCGCCAAGGCCTTCGACGTTACCTACCAGGATGAACATGGCGAGCGCCAGCATGTCTGGGCCACCAGTTGGGGAGTTTCCACGCGACTGGTCGGGGGACTGGTCATGTGCCACGGAGACGATCAGGGCCTGATTCTCCCGCCCCGGCTGGCTCCCATCCAGACGGTGATCATTCCAATATACAAGAGCGATGAAGAGAGGGAAGCAACGGTCACGGAGGCAGAACGAGTGGCAGAAATCCTCCGGCAGGGAGGACTCCGCGTGCATATCGATGATCGCGACAACTTCAAGCCCGGCTGGAAGTACGCCGAATGGGAACTCAAGGGCGTGCCCCTTCGTCTCGAGATCGGGCCAAAAGATCTGGAGAAGAAGAGCGTCTTCAGTGCCAGACGGGATATCCGAAAGAAGGAAGCCCTTCCTGTGGACACGATTCTCGAATCCGTTTCCACGCTTCTTGAAACCATCCAGCGCGAAATGTTCGAGCGCGCCGACCAGTTCCGAAAGGACAACACCCGGCGGGTCGACAACTGGGAGGAGTTCAAGCAGGTTCTGGAAGAGAAGGGCGGCTACCTTTACGCCCACTGGGACGGCAGCACGGAAACGGAAGAGGCCATCCAGGACGAGACGAAGGCCACGATCCGCTGCATTCCTCTCGACGAGGATTACGAAGACGGTCTCTGCGTCTACAGCGGCAAGCCCAGCAAGCGTCGCGTACTCTTCGCCAAGGCTTACTAG
- a CDS encoding (Fe-S)-binding protein — protein sequence MQTALFIPCYMEALRPEAGLATARLLDHLNLDWVYPKKQSCCGQPIHNAGFEDLTLSAARHFLRCFGEAEAVIAPSASCISMIRRYPAVPGLRAKEIPLLESLGKRSFELSEYLVQQLGLSDLGARYEARVCYQEGCQALRELGLKDEALQLLRSVQGLELLVQEGQDCCGFGGLFSARMPEVSLALADRRLDAMREVDCDTLVLGDLSCLLHLESRALYRKIPFRGLHLAEVLAGGLE from the coding sequence ATGCAAACGGCCCTCTTTATCCCCTGCTACATGGAAGCCCTGCGCCCCGAAGCCGGACTCGCAACAGCGCGCCTTCTGGATCACCTGAATCTGGACTGGGTCTATCCGAAGAAACAAAGCTGCTGCGGGCAGCCCATTCACAATGCAGGCTTCGAGGACCTGACACTCTCTGCAGCGAGGCACTTCCTTCGCTGTTTCGGGGAAGCAGAAGCGGTCATCGCCCCCTCGGCAAGTTGCATCTCCATGATCCGTCGCTACCCCGCCGTTCCCGGGCTTCGGGCAAAAGAGATTCCCTTGTTGGAGAGCCTTGGAAAGCGCAGCTTCGAACTTTCCGAATATCTGGTTCAGCAACTTGGTCTCTCCGACCTTGGCGCACGCTATGAGGCAAGGGTCTGCTATCAGGAAGGCTGTCAGGCTCTTCGGGAACTGGGTCTGAAGGATGAGGCTCTTCAACTCCTCCGCTCTGTTCAGGGCCTGGAACTTCTCGTACAGGAAGGGCAGGACTGCTGCGGTTTCGGAGGCCTCTTTTCCGCCAGGATGCCCGAGGTCTCTCTGGCTCTTGCCGACAGGCGACTGGATGCCATGAGAGAAGTGGACTGCGACACGCTTGTTCTCGGAGACCTGTCCTGCCTCCTTCATCTGGAAAGCCGCGCTCTGTATCGCAAGATTCCCTTCCGGGGGCTTCACCTTGCGGAAGTCCTTGCTGGAGGTCTGGAATGA
- a CDS encoding lactate utilization protein B, protein MSAGRSFRKRAKQALSDTGLQNRLREATTRTLEKRARLVREIPDWEDSRKAAARIRRESLRRHDSLYRQAKESLEARSCFVYRVSDAEEARKLVLGILGPEDRIVKGKSMLSEEIGLLDYLQSKGKTCHETDLGEWILQLLGQKPSHLTAPALHLDRKQIGDLFRRTFREPEGNDPEELTAVARRRLRPHFLGARVGITGANFVCADSGHLVLLENEGNIGLSSTLPPLHIALTGIEKILPGIEDLDPLLRLLPASATGQRATAYVSLLGGPALDDLGPRERHVIFVDNGRSTLLGRSDSEVLACIRCASCLNICPVYRQVGGHSYGSVYPGPVGILLAPFLDKGRERHETGNSLSDACSLCGACAEVCPVEIPLPELIRQARGEKADGAFLARLLSTLIPHPRLFRFWLRLLLPLIKTARGRKLSIPSRNMRKELGKKRFS, encoded by the coding sequence ATGAGTGCCGGACGTTCCTTTCGAAAGCGGGCGAAGCAGGCTCTCTCCGACACAGGACTCCAGAACCGCCTGAGAGAAGCAACGACAAGAACCCTGGAGAAACGGGCAAGGCTCGTACGCGAGATTCCCGACTGGGAGGACAGCCGGAAGGCGGCGGCCCGAATCCGAAGGGAATCCCTTCGGCGGCACGATTCCCTGTACCGGCAAGCAAAGGAAAGTCTGGAGGCCCGGAGCTGCTTTGTCTACCGGGTCAGCGATGCCGAAGAGGCCCGCAAACTGGTTCTCGGGATCCTCGGACCCGAAGACCGGATTGTAAAGGGCAAGAGTATGCTCAGTGAAGAGATCGGGCTTCTCGATTATCTCCAGTCGAAGGGAAAGACCTGCCACGAGACCGATCTCGGAGAGTGGATTCTCCAGTTGCTCGGACAAAAGCCCAGCCACCTGACAGCCCCGGCCCTGCATCTGGACCGCAAGCAAATCGGCGACCTCTTTCGCAGAACCTTCCGCGAGCCGGAGGGCAATGATCCCGAAGAACTCACGGCAGTCGCTCGCCGGAGGCTTCGCCCCCACTTTCTGGGAGCAAGAGTGGGCATCACGGGTGCGAACTTTGTCTGTGCCGACTCCGGCCATCTTGTTCTTCTAGAGAACGAGGGAAACATCGGCTTGTCGAGTACCTTGCCTCCGCTTCACATCGCGCTGACGGGAATCGAGAAAATCCTGCCCGGGATTGAGGATCTGGACCCGCTCCTGCGCCTTCTGCCAGCCAGCGCCACCGGACAGAGGGCCACGGCCTATGTCTCCCTGCTGGGCGGGCCTGCTCTGGACGACTTAGGCCCCCGGGAGAGACATGTCATTTTCGTGGACAATGGGCGAAGCACCCTTCTTGGCCGTAGCGACTCGGAGGTGCTGGCCTGCATTCGCTGTGCCTCCTGTTTGAACATCTGCCCGGTTTACCGCCAGGTGGGCGGCCACAGCTACGGTTCCGTCTACCCGGGGCCCGTGGGCATACTGCTGGCTCCCTTCCTCGACAAGGGCAGAGAGCGACACGAGACCGGAAACAGCCTCTCGGATGCCTGCAGTCTCTGCGGAGCCTGTGCGGAAGTCTGCCCGGTGGAAATCCCCCTGCCGGAACTGATTCGGCAGGCCCGGGGAGAAAAGGCAGACGGTGCATTCCTGGCTCGCCTGCTTTCGACCCTGATCCCCCATCCCCGTCTCTTTCGTTTCTGGCTTCGGCTGCTGCTTCCCCTGATCAAGACCGCAAGAGGTCGAAAACTCTCGATTCCTTCCAGGAACATGAGGAAAGAACTCGGAAAGAAGAGGTTCTCATGA
- a CDS encoding LUD domain-containing protein, with protein MNRELLQRFEENAIQFRELESREEILDFAGGREAVREGEISFTLAEAVIMETGSLVLGSRFPGARRAAFLAEEHRALFPRENCFENLADYLKKRGVPPGDLTLITGPSRTADIEKVLVLGAHGPRRLLLASAAGELIEEVFGVKP; from the coding sequence ATGAACCGGGAATTGCTCCAGCGCTTTGAGGAAAATGCCATCCAGTTCCGGGAACTGGAAAGCCGGGAGGAGATTCTCGACTTTGCGGGGGGAAGAGAAGCCGTGCGGGAAGGGGAGATTTCCTTTACCCTTGCCGAAGCTGTAATAATGGAAACAGGAAGCCTGGTTCTCGGGTCCCGTTTTCCCGGGGCGCGCCGGGCGGCCTTCCTTGCCGAAGAGCACCGCGCCCTTTTCCCCCGGGAGAACTGCTTTGAAAACCTCGCCGATTATCTGAAGAAAAGGGGAGTGCCGCCGGGGGACCTGACCCTGATCACCGGGCCCAGCAGGACCGCCGACATCGAGAAAGTGCTGGTTCTTGGAGCCCATGGCCCTCGACGACTGCTTCTCGCCAGCGCAGCCGGCGAACTGATTGAAGAGGTCTTTGGAGTGAAACCATGA
- a CDS encoding MFS transporter, producing the protein MKSLRGWYLYDWANSAFATIILAALLPVWFAESVVPEGGIHAFGLQWSATSLWGYTSGLSALLVFCTAPFLGAMADLGNRRRRWLIAFFLPGSLATVGLFTALPGRVAWTLALYMIASLGFVAANIFYDSFLPLVADPRNRDRVSSRGYAWGYLGGGLAFLIALLLVSFHESIGLEKGLAVRISLALAGFWWGGFGLLAWKWMEEPAGEKPAGSIAKSALRRTFSTFRTVSSRRALGLFLLAFLFYNDGVQTVVKMASIYGKEELGLATGDLMGTLLLVQLLGIPGALLFALFAGVIGARKAILFSLVLWTVVILWAWRMESAREFWILGAMVGLCLGGTQALSRSLFSRFIPEGKSAEYFGFYSVFAKFSAVAGPILFALIRQLTGSSRQSILALLVFFILGFFLLLASGEERDHA; encoded by the coding sequence ATGAAGAGCCTGCGCGGATGGTATCTCTATGACTGGGCCAACTCGGCCTTTGCCACCATCATTCTGGCGGCTCTCCTGCCGGTCTGGTTTGCCGAATCGGTAGTTCCCGAGGGTGGCATTCACGCCTTCGGTCTGCAATGGAGCGCGACCAGCCTCTGGGGCTACACTTCCGGACTCTCGGCACTGCTCGTCTTTTGCACGGCACCCTTTCTTGGAGCCATGGCAGATCTGGGAAACCGGAGACGGCGCTGGTTGATCGCCTTCTTCCTTCCGGGAAGCCTTGCCACGGTGGGTCTTTTCACTGCCCTCCCCGGCCGCGTGGCCTGGACACTCGCTCTCTACATGATCGCCTCCCTGGGTTTTGTCGCTGCCAACATCTTCTACGACTCCTTCCTTCCCCTGGTCGCGGATCCGCGGAACCGGGACCGGGTCAGCTCCCGCGGCTATGCCTGGGGCTACCTGGGCGGCGGACTTGCCTTTCTCATCGCCCTGCTTCTGGTCAGCTTTCATGAAAGTATCGGGCTGGAAAAAGGACTGGCTGTCCGCATTTCCCTCGCTCTGGCAGGTTTCTGGTGGGGCGGCTTCGGTCTTCTGGCCTGGAAGTGGATGGAAGAACCCGCGGGCGAAAAACCGGCCGGCTCCATCGCCAAATCGGCGCTCCGGCGAACCTTCTCCACCTTCCGTACCGTCAGCAGCAGACGCGCACTCGGTCTCTTTCTTCTGGCCTTTCTGTTCTACAATGATGGAGTGCAGACCGTCGTCAAAATGGCTTCGATCTACGGGAAGGAAGAACTGGGCCTTGCCACCGGCGACCTCATGGGAACTCTCCTCCTGGTACAGCTTCTGGGCATTCCCGGAGCTCTGCTCTTTGCCCTCTTCGCAGGAGTCATCGGGGCAAGAAAAGCGATCCTCTTCAGTCTTGTACTCTGGACTGTGGTGATTCTCTGGGCCTGGCGAATGGAAAGTGCCCGGGAGTTCTGGATTCTCGGAGCCATGGTGGGTCTCTGCCTGGGTGGAACACAGGCCCTGTCGAGAAGCCTCTTCTCCCGCTTCATCCCGGAAGGCAAGTCAGCGGAGTACTTTGGCTTTTATTCCGTTTTTGCGAAATTCAGCGCCGTTGCCGGGCCCATCCTCTTTGCCCTGATCCGACAGTTGACGGGAAGCTCCCGGCAGTCCATTCTTGCACTGCTCGTCTTCTTTATTCTGGGATTTTTCCTGCTTCTTGCTTCCGGAGAAGAAAGGGACCATGCCTAA
- a CDS encoding IscS subfamily cysteine desulfurase, whose product MPKPIYMDYQATTPVDPAVLEAMLPWFTEQFGNASSGHSFGWLAKEAVEQARGQIAEALGAGPREILFTSGATESDNLAIKGVAEMYESRGRHLISAPTEHKAVLDTCLALEKRGWELTLLQTDIDGMIDLEELRKAIREDTVLVSLMAVNNEIGVIHPLEAIGAITREKGTLFHVDAAQGFGKIPLDVDRMNIDLLSLSGHKIYGPKGVGVLYVRGRNPRVRLSVQMHGGEQEGGFRSGTLDVPGIVGLAEATRLCLEEMESETERLRALRNRFLERVLSELDDVHLNGHSEERVAGNLNLSFGKVQGDALLMGLRGVAVSSGSACVSTNVGPSYILQAIGRETDLARSSLRIGFGRYSTEEEADEVCARLIETVQKLRSSRMGGQTESEE is encoded by the coding sequence ATGCCTAAACCCATCTACATGGACTACCAGGCAACAACCCCCGTGGATCCCGCGGTGCTGGAAGCCATGCTCCCCTGGTTCACCGAACAGTTCGGCAATGCCTCCAGCGGTCACAGCTTCGGCTGGCTGGCCAAGGAAGCCGTTGAACAGGCTCGTGGCCAGATCGCTGAGGCCCTCGGTGCCGGCCCGCGGGAGATTCTCTTCACCAGTGGAGCTACCGAGAGCGACAATCTGGCCATCAAGGGCGTGGCGGAAATGTACGAGAGCCGGGGTCGGCACCTGATTTCGGCCCCCACCGAACACAAGGCCGTTCTCGACACCTGCCTTGCTCTGGAGAAACGCGGCTGGGAACTCACCCTGCTTCAAACCGACATCGACGGCATGATCGACCTGGAGGAACTCCGAAAGGCCATCCGGGAGGACACGGTGCTGGTTTCCCTGATGGCCGTGAACAATGAGATCGGGGTGATTCATCCGCTGGAGGCCATCGGCGCCATCACCCGCGAAAAGGGAACCCTCTTTCATGTCGATGCGGCCCAGGGCTTCGGAAAGATTCCGCTTGATGTAGATCGCATGAATATCGACCTGCTCAGCCTGTCCGGGCACAAAATCTACGGTCCGAAGGGAGTCGGGGTTCTCTATGTCCGCGGGCGAAATCCCCGGGTTCGCCTCAGCGTGCAGATGCATGGCGGTGAACAGGAGGGCGGCTTTCGCTCGGGGACTCTCGATGTCCCGGGAATCGTGGGGCTGGCCGAAGCCACGCGCCTCTGTCTTGAGGAAATGGAAAGCGAAACGGAAAGACTCAGGGCACTTCGAAACCGATTTCTCGAGCGGGTTCTCTCCGAGCTGGACGATGTCCACCTCAATGGGCATTCCGAGGAGAGGGTGGCCGGCAACCTGAATCTCAGCTTCGGCAAGGTGCAGGGAGATGCACTACTCATGGGCCTTCGGGGAGTTGCCGTTTCCAGCGGAAGCGCCTGTGTCAGCACGAACGTGGGGCCCTCCTATATTCTCCAGGCCATTGGACGGGAAACGGATCTGGCCCGCTCTTCCCTTCGCATCGGATTCGGACGCTACTCCACCGAAGAGGAAGCAGACGAGGTTTGCGCGCGACTGATTGAAACCGTCCAGAAACTCCGCAGTAGCAGGATGGGCGGACAGACAGAAAGCGAGGAATGA
- a CDS encoding 2Fe-2S iron-sulfur cluster-binding protein, protein MARVLFLPDNIEVEIEEGDSILDAAESFDLPLSHKCEGKGRCGTCHVILEEGLDEVPEMSPEEEDTLDGVPDLSLQSRLACQAKPRGAIVVSIPESSRED, encoded by the coding sequence ATGGCTCGGGTTCTATTTCTTCCTGACAATATCGAGGTCGAAATCGAGGAGGGAGACAGCATTCTGGATGCTGCGGAATCCTTCGACCTCCCCCTCTCGCACAAGTGCGAGGGGAAGGGGCGCTGCGGAACCTGTCATGTGATTCTGGAGGAAGGCCTGGATGAAGTTCCGGAAATGAGTCCGGAAGAAGAAGACACGCTCGATGGAGTGCCGGACCTGAGCCTGCAGAGCCGCCTGGCCTGCCAGGCAAAGCCCCGGGGTGCGATCGTGGTCAGCATTCCCGAAAGCAGCCGGGAAGACTAG
- a CDS encoding tetratricopeptide repeat protein, with the protein MKGLLLLLVLAVSFSAQADTASDLYRLSYTQENAGEYLNAMETMDTLRELGEGGYFVEMRLGWLLYLCGRYSESAAYYRRAAERESASVEALLGRTLPLMAQRQWLDVIESCKAVLERDPGNYTALSRMASAQYQLGRYPQSETSYRKLLSLYPSDQDLHSGLGWALLMMGDKEEARKEFEGILRVSPDHLSAAQGLRALD; encoded by the coding sequence ATGAAGGGCTTGCTTCTATTGCTGGTACTGGCGGTTTCCTTTTCCGCCCAGGCGGACACGGCCAGTGATCTCTATCGGCTCTCCTATACCCAGGAGAACGCTGGGGAGTATCTCAATGCCATGGAAACCATGGACACCCTGCGGGAACTGGGAGAGGGCGGCTACTTCGTGGAAATGCGATTGGGCTGGCTCTTGTATCTCTGCGGGCGCTATTCAGAATCGGCGGCCTACTATCGCAGGGCAGCAGAGAGGGAAAGTGCTTCGGTGGAAGCTCTGCTCGGGAGGACCCTTCCCCTGATGGCCCAGAGGCAATGGCTGGATGTTATCGAATCCTGCAAGGCGGTCCTGGAAAGGGATCCCGGAAACTACACAGCTTTATCGCGAATGGCCTCTGCCCAGTACCAGTTGGGTCGCTATCCGCAGAGCGAAACAAGCTACCGAAAGCTCTTGTCTCTCTATCCTTCCGACCAGGATCTTCACTCGGGTCTTGGCTGGGCACTGCTCATGATGGGCGACAAGGAAGAGGCCCGGAAGGAGTTTGAAGGGATATTGAGAGTCTCCCCGGATCACCTGTCTGCGGCACAAGGACTGAGGGCCCTGGACTAG
- a CDS encoding T9SS type A sorting domain-containing protein — MSSRFLLLLFALFLAFSASAEVVYYEGAYAFDYEQWPWGGYDGSFFASGPMFDPETGWPDGHTESVGGSKMVYADTLVTYCVAAILNPDSTVNVAALFLRTDADNFEPGDYAIDVTDFMAGYAFFDRVSNFTVPEDPSDLGAWIDGIVADHKFFGTSGVVSLEEASDTALRGTFYGAMADPNDFTIISVTNGYFDLAGMVVSSAGDPAYARSHASYPNPFNPKTTIRFQMEEAGQARVAIYDIRGRELRVLLNEVCEAGENRVDWDGRNRSGEGQAAGLYFYRITSGGEQRSGKMVLLP, encoded by the coding sequence ATGTCATCCAGATTCCTGCTTCTTCTTTTTGCCCTGTTCCTCGCCTTCTCGGCCAGTGCCGAGGTGGTCTACTACGAAGGTGCCTATGCCTTCGATTATGAACAGTGGCCCTGGGGCGGCTACGATGGGAGTTTCTTCGCTTCCGGGCCCATGTTTGATCCCGAAACCGGTTGGCCGGATGGGCATACCGAGAGCGTGGGCGGGTCGAAGATGGTCTATGCAGACACCCTTGTGACCTACTGTGTTGCTGCAATCCTGAATCCTGATTCCACGGTGAATGTTGCTGCTCTCTTTTTGAGAACAGACGCAGACAACTTTGAGCCGGGAGACTATGCGATTGATGTCACGGATTTCATGGCCGGGTACGCCTTCTTCGACCGTGTGAGCAATTTCACGGTTCCCGAGGATCCCTCGGATCTGGGAGCCTGGATTGACGGCATCGTGGCCGATCACAAGTTCTTTGGAACCTCCGGTGTGGTTTCTCTGGAAGAGGCCAGTGACACGGCTTTACGGGGTACCTTCTACGGCGCGATGGCCGACCCGAACGACTTTACGATTATCTCTGTGACGAACGGCTACTTTGATCTGGCCGGCATGGTGGTTTCCTCTGCGGGGGATCCTGCCTATGCTCGCAGCCATGCTTCCTATCCAAATCCTTTCAACCCGAAAACCACGATTCGTTTCCAGATGGAGGAAGCCGGGCAGGCACGAGTGGCCATCTATGACATTCGGGGACGGGAACTCCGTGTCCTGCTGAACGAGGTTTGTGAGGCCGGAGAAAACCGGGTGGACTGGGATGGCCGGAATCGCTCAGGGGAGGGCCAAGCTGCGGGCCTGTACTTCTACCGGATCACTTCGGGGGGAGAACAGAGAAGCGGCAAGATGGTACTTCTGCCCTAG
- a CDS encoding T9SS type A sorting domain-containing protein, with protein sequence MRSVCFRLFLLSLFALSFQALASDVVYYEGSIAFDYEQWPWGSYDGSHSVAGAIMDPAVGWEDGITESVGGRREVFSDTLTVWAYGAILNADDTVDVGAFFLRTAGGSFSPGTYPIDATDFMTEFAFFDDVTNFSIPSEDDDMAAWITSLDASHKFFGTSGNIVLDAIDETALSGTFNGAMADPNDFTIISITNGVFDLVGMPVSETGVEEAPALLLRHGNFPNPFNPKTRISFSLEEASRVRVSVYDTAGRELLLLEDSLREAGEVSLDWTGLDHRGLQQPAGVYLYRVWTPQEVVSGKMVLLP encoded by the coding sequence ATGCGATCGGTATGTTTTCGGCTGTTTCTATTGAGTCTCTTTGCCCTGTCGTTTCAGGCTCTTGCCAGCGATGTAGTATACTACGAAGGCAGTATCGCCTTCGATTATGAGCAGTGGCCCTGGGGATCCTATGACGGTTCCCATAGTGTCGCCGGTGCGATCATGGACCCTGCCGTGGGCTGGGAAGATGGAATCACCGAGAGCGTGGGAGGGCGCAGGGAGGTCTTTTCGGACACCCTGACTGTCTGGGCCTATGGCGCGATTCTCAATGCGGATGACACGGTGGATGTGGGTGCCTTCTTCCTGCGGACAGCGGGAGGATCTTTCTCTCCGGGCACCTATCCCATTGATGCTACGGACTTCATGACCGAGTTCGCCTTCTTCGATGATGTGACGAACTTTTCCATTCCTTCCGAAGATGATGACATGGCTGCCTGGATCACCAGTCTGGATGCTTCGCACAAGTTCTTCGGAACCTCCGGCAATATCGTCTTAGACGCTATCGACGAAACAGCTCTCAGCGGTACTTTCAACGGCGCGATGGCCGATCCGAACGACTTCACGATCATTAGCATCACCAATGGAGTGTTCGATCTTGTGGGGATGCCGGTTTCCGAGACCGGCGTGGAAGAGGCTCCGGCTCTCCTTCTCCGTCATGGCAACTTCCCCAATCCCTTCAATCCGAAGACCCGGATCTCCTTCTCACTGGAAGAGGCGAGCCGGGTGCGGGTCAGTGTCTATGACACGGCGGGCCGTGAACTTCTCCTGCTCGAGGATTCCCTGCGGGAGGCCGGCGAGGTGAGCCTCGACTGGACAGGCCTTGATCACCGTGGTCTGCAACAGCCTGCGGGAGTTTACCTTTACCGGGTCTGGACCCCTCAAGAAGTAGTATCCGGGAAAATGGTATTGCTTCCCTAG